In Rutidosis leptorrhynchoides isolate AG116_Rl617_1_P2 chromosome 2, CSIRO_AGI_Rlap_v1, whole genome shotgun sequence, one genomic interval encodes:
- the LOC139889610 gene encoding uncharacterized protein, which translates to MESVFRLCNCGEADKVKYATGNLFGGALTWWTAYAGTDGWTVALAIPWETLKTMLACKYCPRNQVQKFEVEFWELRMKNLEVEEYSNRFLELATLCPSMVTPESKKIEKYIIGLPPQIQGNVIAAGKETIEATMHHYRFCTTVCGKCKKIGHSAKNCKVGLPTTNTNQTVPTCFSCGEKGHYKTNCPKNNTATTGNAKGRAFVMTAEEARDDDDVITGTFLINNCYASVLFDTGADRSYVSTELCALFDEKPQNLDTKCLVEMANGKFIEVNRIYKECNLTLANKTFKVDLLPGELGSFDVVLGMDWLSPMKVGIQCFDKTINIPL; encoded by the exons ATGGAATCTGTGTTTCGTTTGTGTAACTGCGGTGAAGCTGACAAGGTCAAGTATGCTACTGGAAATCTATTTGGTggagctttaacttggtggactgcataTGCTGGTACAGATGGATGGACTGTTGCCCTAGCCATACCATGGGAAACATTAAAAACCATGCTGGCTTGTAAGTATTGTCCCAGGAATCAAGTCCAGAAATTTGAAGTCGAATTCTGGGAGTTAAGAATGAAAAATCTTGAAGTTGAAGAATACAGCAACCGATTTCTGGAGCTAGCTACTCTATGCCCTAGTATGGTTACTCCTGAAAGCAAGAAGATTGAAAAGTATATCATcggtcttcctcctcagattcaggGGAATGTTATCGCTGCTGGTAAAGAAACTATTGAGGCTACGAT GCATCATTATAGGTTTTGCACTACTGTGTGTGGAAAATGTAAGAAGATTGGTCACTCGGCCAAGAATTGCAAGGTTGGTCTGCCTACTACAAATACAAATCAAACCGTGCCTACTTGTTTTAGTTGTGGGGAAAAGGGGCATTACAAAACCAACTGCCCTAAGAACAATACTGCAACAACTGGTAATGCTAAGGGAAGAGCATTTGTCATGACTGCTGAAGAAGCTagggatgatgatgatgtcattacTGGTACATTTCTTATCAACAACTGCTATGCTTctgttttattcgatactggtgctgatagaagttatgtgtctactgaattaTGTGCCTTATTTGACGAGAAACCTCAAAACTTAGACACTAAGTGTCTTGTAGAAATGGCCAACGGGAAATTTATAGAAGTTAACCGGATCTACAAGGAATGTAATCTGACTCTAGCCAATAAAACCTTCAAGGTTGACTTATTGCCTggtgaactaggaagctttgatgtagtcttagggatggattggttatccccGATGAAAGTGGGTATCCAGTGTTTTGATAAGACAATTAATATTCCTCTCTAA